One region of Eriocheir sinensis breed Jianghai 21 chromosome 36, ASM2467909v1, whole genome shotgun sequence genomic DNA includes:
- the LOC127008007 gene encoding uncharacterized protein LOC127008007, protein MKFLLALLVVATVAAVAMAGYGGYGHGGGGGFGGGFGGGFGGHGGGYGHGGGYGHGGYGVGGLSQNVYNLYRGYGYGYGGYGGGFGGGRGGHGGGYGGYGHGGGFGGGFGGGYGGGYGGGYGYGK, encoded by the exons ATG AAGTTCCTGCTCGCCCTCCTGGTGGTGGCTACTGTGGCGGCCGTGGCCATGGCTGGCTATGGCGGCTATGGccatggtggcggtggcggcttTGGCGGCGGCTTTGGTGGCGGCTTTGGTGGACACGGTGGTGGTTATGGACATGGCGGCGGCTATGGCCATGGCGGCTACGGTGTTGGAGGACTCTCCCAGAACGTATACAACCTGTACAGAGGTTACGGGTACGGttacggcggctatggcggcggctTTGGCGGCGGCCGTGGTGGTCATGGCGGAGGCTATGGTGGCTACGGACATGGTGGCGGCTTCGGCGGAGGCTTCGGCGGTGGCTACGGCGGTGGCTACGGCGGTGGCTACGGGTACGGGAAGTAG
- the LOC127008008 gene encoding neuropeptide-like protein 31: protein MRYFVSLLVLVCVAILAAVAQAGGYGGIGGFGGGFGGGYGGGYGGYGGYGGGYGGYGHGGYGVGGVARINYNIYRGYGGYGGYGGYGGGYGGGFGGGYGGGYGGYGGGYGGYGGGYGGYGGGYGYGK from the exons ATGCGATATTTTGT gTCCCTGCTGGTGCTCGTGTGTGTGGCCATCCTCGCCGCCGTGGCTCAGGCTGGCGGCTACGGGGGCATCGGCGGCTTTGGCGGCGGCTTTGGAGGCGGTTAcggcggcggctatggcggctacGGTGGTTATGGTGGCGGTTATGGCGGCTACGGACACGGAGGCTACGGTGTTGGTGGCGTAGCTCGCATTAACTACAATATTTACCGAGGTTATGGTGGATATGGTGGTTATGGCGGCTATGGCGGTGGATATGGCGGTGGCTTCGGTGGAGGCTATGGTGGCGGAtacggtggttatggtggtggataTGGTGGTTATGGCGGTGGATATGGTGGATACGGTGGTGGCTATGGATATGGAAAGTAA